A genome region from Pseudomonadota bacterium includes the following:
- a CDS encoding NYN domain-containing protein — MLKAGIFLDVENLSRNGGWGMRYDVLRELVQAQGAIVVRANAYLAVDREREQEDEDARQRGEEYRNAIRRMGFHLIPKEVLRYRDSKGELVTKANADLDLAVEALLQADNLDYVLLGTGDGDFLRLVRALQGRGKRVDLLSFANTSRLLRQEVDYYFSGFLVPGLVADAANGDRKKRGVMYSVNEAKGYGFLSIRTGFGPTDFQSDIFLHIRDFTRNEETVDNAHFALLKTREAILQFELEQQVGGKLKAINATEFQFARPS, encoded by the coding sequence GTGCTGAAGGCAGGGATCTTTCTGGATGTCGAGAATCTGAGCCGCAACGGCGGCTGGGGCATGCGTTACGACGTGTTACGCGAGTTGGTCCAGGCCCAGGGGGCCATCGTGGTGCGGGCCAACGCCTATCTGGCGGTGGACCGCGAGCGGGAACAGGAAGACGAGGACGCGCGTCAGCGCGGCGAGGAGTACCGCAACGCGATCCGCCGCATGGGTTTTCACCTGATCCCCAAGGAGGTGCTGCGCTATCGCGATTCCAAGGGTGAGCTGGTGACCAAGGCCAACGCCGATCTCGACCTTGCGGTCGAGGCGCTGCTCCAGGCAGACAACCTCGACTATGTGCTTCTGGGCACGGGCGACGGGGATTTCCTGCGCCTGGTCCGGGCCCTTCAGGGCCGCGGCAAGCGCGTGGATCTCCTGTCGTTCGCGAACACCAGCCGCCTGCTACGTCAGGAGGTCGATTACTACTTCTCCGGCTTCCTCGTGCCCGGGCTTGTGGCCGACGCCGCCAATGGCGACCGGAAGAAGCGGGGCGTCATGTACTCCGTGAACGAGGCCAAGGGCTATGGGTTTTTATCGATCCGAACCGGTTTCGGCCCAACAGACTTTCAGTCCGACATCTTTCTGCACATCCGGGACTTCACGCGCAACGAGGAGACCGTGGATAACGCCCATTTCGCGCTGCTCAAGACCCGAGAAGCGATCCTGCAATTCGAGCTCGAGCAGCAGGTCGGCGGGAAACTCAAGGCGATCAACGCGACCGAGTTCCAGTTCGCGCGCCCGAGCTGA